The proteins below come from a single Ochotona princeps isolate mOchPri1 chromosome 13, mOchPri1.hap1, whole genome shotgun sequence genomic window:
- the PTPN20 gene encoding tyrosine-protein phosphatase non-receptor type 20 isoform X8, translating into MILENNANIIAMITREIEGGTIKCHHYWPVSLKKPLELRQFRIFLENYQILECFIIRVFQIVKKSTGTKHFVKQMQFIKWPDHGTPASAEYFIKFVRYVRKSHLTGPLVVHCSAGVGRTGVFLCLDVVFCAIEKNYSFSISNIVAQMREQRYGMIQTKEQYSFCYEVVLEVLQKLFTLG; encoded by the exons ATGATTTTGGAAAACAATGCTAATATTATAGCTATGATAACCAGAGAGATAGAAGGTGGAACCATCAAATGTCATCATTACTGGCCTGTTTCTTTGAAGAAGCCTTTGGAATTGAGACAATTTCGCATCTTCCTGGAGAACTATCAGATACTTGAATGCTTCATCATTCGAGTGTTTCAAATTGTGAAGAAGTCC ACAGGAACTAAGCACTTTGTAAAACAGATGCAGTTCATCAAGTGGCCAGACCATGGCACTCCTGCCTCAGCAGAGTATTTCATAAAATTTGTTCGTTATGTGAGGAAGAGCCACCTTACAGGACCCCTGGTTGTCCACTGCAGTGCTGGTGTAGGCCGTACAGGGGTGTTCCTGTGTCTGGATGTTGTGTTCTGTGCCATCGAGAAGAACTACTCT TTCAGCATCTCAAATATAGTGGCCCAAATGAGAGAACAACGTTACGGCATGATTCAAACGAAG gAGCAGTATAGCTTTTGTTACGAAGTTGTGCTTGAAGTTCTCCAGAAACTTTTCACTTTGGGTTAA
- the PTPN20 gene encoding tyrosine-protein phosphatase non-receptor type 20 isoform X9 yields the protein MQFIKWPDHGTPASAEYFIKFVRYVRKSHLTGPLVVHCSAGVGRTGVFLCLDVVFCAIEKNYSFSISNIVAQMREQRYGMIQTKEQYSFCYEVVLEVLQKLFTLG from the exons ATGCAGTTCATCAAGTGGCCAGACCATGGCACTCCTGCCTCAGCAGAGTATTTCATAAAATTTGTTCGTTATGTGAGGAAGAGCCACCTTACAGGACCCCTGGTTGTCCACTGCAGTGCTGGTGTAGGCCGTACAGGGGTGTTCCTGTGTCTGGATGTTGTGTTCTGTGCCATCGAGAAGAACTACTCT TTCAGCATCTCAAATATAGTGGCCCAAATGAGAGAACAACGTTACGGCATGATTCAAACGAAG gAGCAGTATAGCTTTTGTTACGAAGTTGTGCTTGAAGTTCTCCAGAAACTTTTCACTTTGGGTTAA